Proteins encoded together in one Amphritea japonica ATCC BAA-1530 window:
- a CDS encoding sigma-54 interaction domain-containing protein — MGSPLQIIFIDDDASSRAQLSERLSFADITHTTTDYVSWLQGDITEPGDRSVIWLGHCSLPISLEKLIHQFDQLDDKLPVIAISPWPELDQLSQNLQEKIIGRLNPDADLEALTVMLHRALIYRQLQLQYAGQPDLFSPKSVASQFEGMVGHSEAMALVRKMISQVAGRDVNVLITGDSGTGKEIVANNLHKASKRSAGPFVPVNCGAIPADLLESELFGHEKGAFTGAISSRAGRFELANGGTLFLDEIGDMPLPMQVKLLRVLQERCFERVGGSQTIDCDVRIIAATHKDLDQMIIDGSFREDLYYRLNVFPIDMPRLRSRIEDIPPLVDEFTRRLAKEGFGRLRFHPAAIRSLQQHDWAGNIRELANLIERLAILYPDAVIGVRELPEKFRHIEEPDPGLYKGNGQRPDINADAVVSGSSGGESIGQVLNELPEQGMDLKLYLEKIERGYINQALDQTAGVVARAADLLQIRRTTLVEKMRKYGIQRK; from the coding sequence ATGGGTAGCCCGTTACAGATAATATTTATAGATGATGATGCGAGTTCCAGGGCGCAGCTATCAGAACGGCTTAGCTTTGCTGATATCACTCATACAACCACCGATTATGTGTCCTGGTTGCAGGGCGATATAACAGAGCCCGGTGACCGATCCGTTATCTGGCTGGGGCATTGCTCGCTTCCTATCTCGTTAGAAAAACTGATACATCAGTTTGATCAGCTAGATGACAAACTGCCTGTCATTGCTATCTCCCCCTGGCCGGAGTTGGACCAGCTCTCACAGAATCTCCAGGAAAAAATTATAGGTCGTCTTAATCCTGATGCTGACCTGGAAGCCTTAACGGTAATGTTGCACCGAGCGTTGATCTATCGACAGCTACAGCTTCAGTATGCTGGCCAGCCGGATCTCTTTTCACCTAAGTCGGTAGCCAGTCAGTTTGAGGGAATGGTAGGACACAGTGAGGCGATGGCACTGGTGCGCAAAATGATCAGTCAGGTGGCGGGTCGGGATGTGAACGTCCTTATCACCGGGGATAGCGGCACTGGTAAAGAGATTGTTGCTAATAACCTGCATAAAGCGTCAAAACGTTCGGCAGGCCCTTTCGTGCCGGTTAACTGCGGAGCTATCCCTGCAGATCTGCTTGAGAGTGAACTGTTTGGCCATGAGAAAGGGGCCTTCACCGGCGCGATCAGTTCCCGGGCGGGGCGGTTTGAGCTGGCCAATGGTGGCACGCTATTTCTGGATGAGATCGGCGATATGCCGCTGCCGATGCAGGTGAAATTGCTGCGAGTACTGCAGGAGCGTTGTTTTGAACGGGTGGGGGGCAGTCAGACCATTGACTGTGATGTGCGCATTATAGCGGCGACCCATAAAGATCTGGATCAGATGATTATCGATGGCAGTTTTCGTGAAGATCTGTATTACCGACTGAATGTTTTTCCTATTGATATGCCCCGTCTGCGTTCCAGAATCGAAGATATTCCGCCTTTAGTCGATGAGTTTACCCGTCGGCTGGCTAAGGAGGGGTTTGGCCGGCTGCGTTTTCATCCGGCGGCGATTCGTTCGTTGCAACAACATGACTGGGCTGGAAATATTCGCGAACTGGCCAATCTCATTGAGCGGTTAGCTATTTTGTATCCGGATGCGGTGATTGGGGTCCGGGAATTGCCTGAAAAATTTCGTCATATTGAAGAGCCTGATCCTGGGTTATATAAAGGCAATGGTCAGCGCCCCGATATTAATGCTGATGCGGTAGTGTCCGGGTCCTCTGGTGGTGAAAGTATCGGACAGGTACTGAATGAGCTCCCCGAGCAGGGGATGGATTTGAAGCTGTATTTGGAAAAGATTGAGCGGGGCTATATTAATCAGGCGTTAGATCAAACTGCTGGTGTGGTCGCCCGCGCGGCGGATTTGTTACAGATTCGTCGGACGACATTAGTTGAAAAGATGCGTAAATATGGGATTCAGCGAAAATAA
- a CDS encoding flagellar protein FlaG, translating into MSSEIQISSAQANLKPAVDTQVNTEQAQQTQQQPVEKAATPSPAELSEQNSEALHETVAAINDFMSQFKRTLNFSVDIAAGQTIIKVIDTSNDELVRQIPSEDFIAISKHIEQMNNLLFSEKA; encoded by the coding sequence ATGTCCAGTGAAATACAAATTTCTTCCGCTCAGGCCAATCTGAAGCCCGCTGTCGACACACAGGTCAATACCGAGCAGGCCCAGCAGACTCAACAACAGCCAGTTGAAAAAGCGGCTACGCCAAGTCCGGCAGAACTGTCCGAACAAAACTCTGAAGCGCTGCATGAAACAGTAGCGGCAATTAATGACTTTATGTCGCAGTTCAAGCGTACCCTCAACTTCTCGGTTGATATTGCTGCGGGACAGACGATAATCAAGGTCATCGATACATCCAACGATGAATTAGTACGTCAGATTCCATCGGAAGACTTTATCGCAATCAGTAAACACATTGAGCAGATGAATAATCTGCTGTTTAGCGAGAAGGCGTAA
- the flgL gene encoding flagellar hook-associated protein FlgL, giving the protein MRISTAQIFNRSADNITSTSNSLYEIQQQLSTGKRILKPSDDPLASAQILKLTKEVEKTEQYQDNIDISRRRLSLEETTLDAVNDATVRVKELAIQANSGAVSDTDRALIATELDELEKQLFGLLNTKDVQGEYLFSGYKGFDAAYSYDGATDKYIFNGDEGRRSIQIGPDSKMASTDSGFEIFENVEGVLTISQQTGNQASHFSEQLITDNVAFQAFNDTRGPAVISFGNVGGVGNNPRYSVEDANGDPVFSGDPPVQLSNIEYLPGDVIEFEGASLIIDAPKVNGPVVINTEDQRTNILNMVHELSSALKNISTESDPEGNEKLNSAVSRALLQMESIQEKNIETRGSIGGRINTMDAQQDVNTEFLLHTKDARSSFQDLDYNEAISQFTLQETALNAAYGSFAKIQNLSLFNYIN; this is encoded by the coding sequence ATGCGAATTTCAACCGCTCAGATATTCAATCGCAGTGCTGATAATATTACCAGCACGAGTAATAGCCTGTATGAGATCCAGCAACAGCTTTCAACCGGTAAACGTATTCTGAAGCCGTCGGATGACCCGCTAGCATCCGCTCAGATTCTTAAGTTGACTAAAGAAGTTGAGAAAACTGAGCAGTATCAGGACAATATTGATATCTCTCGCCGTCGACTTAGTCTCGAAGAGACAACGCTAGATGCTGTGAATGATGCGACAGTAAGAGTGAAAGAGTTGGCGATACAGGCCAATAGCGGAGCGGTATCTGATACGGACCGCGCTTTGATTGCTACTGAGTTGGATGAGCTTGAAAAACAGTTGTTCGGTTTGCTGAATACCAAAGATGTACAGGGTGAGTATCTGTTTTCGGGTTATAAAGGCTTTGATGCCGCTTATAGCTATGATGGTGCAACCGATAAGTATATCTTTAATGGTGATGAAGGGCGGCGCTCTATTCAGATTGGCCCGGACAGCAAAATGGCGTCGACCGACTCTGGGTTTGAGATATTTGAGAATGTTGAAGGTGTTCTTACTATTTCGCAACAGACAGGAAATCAAGCGTCACACTTTTCAGAGCAGCTAATTACGGATAATGTGGCTTTCCAGGCATTTAATGATACTCGTGGGCCTGCAGTTATCTCTTTTGGTAATGTCGGTGGTGTAGGCAATAACCCGCGTTATAGTGTGGAAGATGCAAATGGAGATCCTGTTTTTAGTGGTGACCCTCCTGTTCAACTTAGTAATATTGAATATTTGCCGGGAGATGTGATTGAATTTGAAGGGGCAAGTTTAATTATAGACGCTCCAAAGGTGAATGGTCCTGTTGTTATCAATACTGAAGATCAACGTACTAATATTCTTAATATGGTTCATGAACTAAGCTCTGCACTTAAAAATATAAGTACAGAAAGTGATCCGGAAGGTAATGAAAAATTGAATAGCGCCGTCAGCCGTGCATTACTGCAGATGGAAAGCATACAGGAAAAGAATATCGAAACCCGCGGTAGTATTGGCGGTCGGATCAATACCATGGATGCGCAGCAGGATGTGAATACAGAGTTCCTGCTGCATACAAAAGATGCACGGTCATCTTTTCAAGACTTAGATTACAACGAAGCGATTAGCCAGTTTACCCTGCAGGAGACCGCTTTGAATGCGGCTTATGGCAGCTTTGCAAAGATTCAGAATCTAAGCTTGTTTAACTATATAAACTGA
- the fliD gene encoding flagellar filament capping protein FliD, producing MAISSPGIGSGIDIKNIVPDLVAAEREPTLNRLAQKEANLQAELSAVGILKSALSEFQSKFSGLNDATTFSNRTSSSSDAETASFSADNDAAVGSYSLEVTSLASSQKLVTQQDYVVNEGTLEFTDAGGSFSVTLDATNNTTIESVRDAINNAEDNIGVTATILNVNGSARLVFTANETGADNALTITGTNTDGNTDLANYNYSAGAADINGDIAGFYDQVTAAADAVFSVDGQSMTSVTNSITDVIPDATITLKDSNVGEPITLSISENTSAIKNQITTLVEGYNELIALINEQTSYNAETEASGTLFGDSLINNIERQIRSTLTDRIENSESSYTSLASIGITTNSDGTLELDDGKLDTALTDDYAGVTTLFSDDPNGVAFKVDIILENYLQTSGTIDGRTDSINDKLKDITEERTALDYRSAKLEARLFKQFNAMDLIVAQLNSTGQWLTSALDNLPGVVRESK from the coding sequence ATGGCCATTTCATCCCCCGGTATCGGTTCTGGTATCGATATCAAAAATATTGTTCCCGACCTGGTTGCAGCTGAACGCGAGCCCACGCTTAACCGCCTCGCTCAAAAAGAGGCCAACCTTCAGGCAGAACTATCTGCTGTTGGCATTCTTAAGAGTGCTTTATCAGAATTTCAAAGTAAGTTCAGCGGATTAAATGACGCCACTACCTTTAGTAACCGTACCTCGTCATCTTCTGATGCAGAAACTGCCAGTTTCAGCGCTGATAACGATGCCGCTGTAGGTAGCTATTCACTGGAAGTCACCAGCCTCGCAAGCTCTCAGAAACTGGTGACGCAACAAGACTATGTTGTGAACGAAGGTACACTTGAATTTACCGATGCAGGGGGAAGCTTTTCAGTCACCCTTGATGCGACCAACAATACGACCATTGAAAGCGTGCGTGATGCCATCAACAACGCTGAAGATAATATCGGTGTAACGGCAACTATTCTAAATGTGAACGGCAGCGCCCGATTGGTGTTCACCGCGAATGAAACCGGCGCCGACAATGCACTAACCATCACCGGCACTAACACCGACGGTAATACTGATCTCGCAAATTACAATTACAGCGCAGGCGCTGCCGATATTAATGGAGACATAGCCGGCTTTTACGACCAGGTAACGGCCGCCGCTGACGCTGTCTTCAGCGTTGACGGTCAGTCAATGACCAGCGTAACGAACAGCATCACCGATGTAATACCCGATGCGACCATTACGCTTAAAGACAGTAATGTTGGCGAGCCCATTACGCTCTCTATCAGTGAAAACACCAGCGCCATCAAAAATCAGATCACCACATTAGTTGAAGGTTATAACGAGCTGATCGCGCTGATCAATGAGCAGACCAGCTACAACGCTGAAACAGAAGCATCCGGCACGCTGTTTGGTGACTCACTGATTAACAACATTGAACGGCAGATTCGTAGCACCCTGACAGATCGCATTGAAAACAGCGAGAGCAGCTATACATCGCTGGCATCCATCGGCATTACGACCAACAGTGACGGCACTCTTGAGCTGGACGACGGCAAGCTGGATACTGCGCTGACCGATGACTATGCCGGTGTAACAACACTGTTTTCAGACGACCCTAACGGCGTCGCCTTTAAAGTCGATATCATTCTGGAGAACTACCTTCAGACCAGCGGTACCATTGATGGCCGCACAGATTCGATAAACGATAAACTAAAAGATATAACCGAAGAGCGTACTGCACTTGATTACCGTAGCGCTAAATTGGAAGCTCGCCTATTTAAGCAGTTTAACGCGATGGATCTGATCGTTGCTCAGCTTAATTCAACTGGCCAGTGGCTAACCTCAGCTTTGGATAATCTGCCCGGCGTAGTCCGCGAGTCTAAATAA
- the flgJ gene encoding flagellar assembly peptidoglycan hydrolase FlgJ — protein sequence MMKTDPTQHAQLYTELGEMNKLRQQARDNDPKALQSVAEQFEQLFLNMLVKSMRDANATFSEDSYFNSSQVQFYQEMSDSQLTKELAENKGIGLAEVLVRQLGGNLDPRLNDGQDEEGRIKPLSESERMLNRTVDTAASMAASAILGQAQANSRAIEKAKAEESVSTVPDVATSVTPELKVKASVPEAVVEKAQPQRFETPEQFVQTLLPLAESVAAELGVDPKVLLAQSALETGWGRYLVQRPEGGSSHNLFNIKADSRWSGENASVGTVEFRDGVAQKERAAFRVYDSYEASFRDYAEFLRNSPRYQHALEQAGDPYQYLSRLQEAGYATDPEYAEKISRIFDGDVLAGLNPGSDTKES from the coding sequence ATGATGAAAACTGATCCGACTCAACATGCTCAGTTATACACTGAATTGGGCGAGATGAATAAGCTGCGCCAGCAGGCAAGGGACAATGATCCTAAAGCCTTGCAGTCAGTGGCAGAACAGTTCGAACAGCTATTTCTGAATATGCTTGTGAAGAGTATGCGCGATGCCAACGCTACTTTTTCAGAAGACAGTTACTTCAATAGTTCTCAAGTTCAGTTTTATCAAGAGATGTCTGATTCCCAGTTGACGAAAGAGTTGGCTGAAAATAAAGGAATAGGACTGGCAGAAGTGTTGGTTCGGCAGTTGGGTGGCAATCTCGATCCTCGACTGAATGATGGACAGGATGAGGAAGGGCGAATCAAACCGCTTTCTGAATCAGAGCGGATGTTGAATCGGACCGTTGATACAGCGGCAAGCATGGCTGCTTCTGCGATTCTCGGTCAGGCACAGGCTAATAGCCGGGCAATAGAGAAGGCTAAAGCAGAAGAATCAGTCAGTACAGTGCCAGATGTTGCTACGTCGGTGACACCTGAATTAAAAGTTAAAGCCTCTGTTCCGGAAGCCGTTGTTGAAAAGGCGCAGCCGCAACGCTTTGAAACGCCAGAGCAGTTTGTTCAAACATTGTTACCGCTGGCTGAATCGGTTGCAGCTGAGTTGGGAGTCGATCCTAAGGTGTTGTTGGCGCAGTCAGCATTGGAAACCGGCTGGGGGCGATACCTGGTTCAGCGACCAGAGGGGGGGAGTAGTCATAACCTCTTTAATATTAAGGCTGATAGTCGCTGGTCTGGTGAGAATGCCAGCGTTGGTACCGTTGAATTTCGCGATGGCGTGGCGCAAAAGGAGCGCGCTGCCTTTCGGGTGTATGACTCGTATGAGGCCAGCTTCCGTGATTATGCAGAGTTTTTGCGAAACAGTCCGCGCTATCAGCATGCATTGGAGCAGGCTGGAGACCCATATCAGTATTTGAGCCGGTTACAGGAAGCGGGTTATGCCACCGACCCCGAGTATGCGGAAAAGATCAGTAGGATTTTTGATGGGGATGTTCTGGCCGGTTTGAATCCTGGTTCAGATACTAAAGAAAGTTAG
- a CDS encoding flagellin, protein MVSGTVSFSASADFTISSSTGTGSMLSNNANGLDATLSSVADVDISTQVGSNNALSVIDQALAFISESRADLGAVQNRLESTISNLSSISENVSAARSRIQDADFAAETANLTKNQILQQAGTAMLAQANTLPQGVLSLLQ, encoded by the coding sequence ATGGTTTCTGGTACAGTTTCTTTCTCTGCTTCTGCTGATTTTACAATTTCATCTAGCACTGGAACTGGCTCTATGCTGTCTAACAATGCTAATGGATTAGACGCAACTCTAAGTTCTGTAGCAGATGTAGACATAAGCACTCAAGTAGGTTCAAACAACGCTCTTTCAGTCATTGACCAAGCGCTGGCCTTCATCTCTGAATCCCGAGCAGACCTAGGTGCGGTTCAGAACCGCCTAGAAAGCACAATTTCCAACCTAAGCAGCATCAGTGAGAACGTTTCTGCGGCACGGTCTCGAATTCAGGATGCAGACTTTGCGGCTGAAACTGCCAACCTGACTAAGAACCAGATTCTGCAACAGGCAGGTACAGCGATGCTGGCTCAGGCAAATACTTTGCCACAGGGCGTACTGTCTCTGCTACAGTAA
- the fliS gene encoding flagellar export chaperone FliS: protein MNRNLASQQYQKVSLNSALAHATPHQQVLMLMNGTLERIAAAKGAIERQDTELKGTCLSKAISILGGLQASLSDTENNEIAQNLDNLYIYMADTLMKANVESSVEKLDEVTQLMLEVKSAWEQIPAEHHNTQSPVEK from the coding sequence ATGAATCGTAACCTTGCTTCTCAGCAGTATCAGAAAGTAAGCCTTAACTCCGCACTTGCGCATGCCACACCCCACCAGCAGGTACTGATGCTGATGAACGGCACTCTAGAGCGTATCGCGGCCGCTAAGGGCGCTATCGAGCGCCAGGACACAGAACTCAAGGGCACATGCCTGAGCAAAGCGATCTCTATCCTGGGAGGCCTGCAGGCTTCTCTGAGCGATACCGAAAACAATGAGATCGCTCAGAATCTTGATAACCTCTATATCTATATGGCAGACACGCTTATGAAAGCCAATGTGGAATCTTCCGTAGAGAAGCTGGATGAGGTCACGCAACTGATGCTGGAAGTTAAATCCGCTTGGGAGCAGATCCCTGCTGAGCACCACAACACCCAAAGCCCTGTGGAAAAATAA
- a CDS encoding sensor histidine kinase, whose protein sequence is MGFSENNMSAVDKEINALQAQVAELQAQLDQLQRDKQDAEQDHLRTSGRLDDLLNLLPAGILVIDSRGEVSLCNQASDKLLDGPLQGEKWVSVINRSFAPRSDDGHEVSLKSGRRVGLQTRSLENEAGQLVMLTDQTETRLLQGRLAHFQRLSEMGRMMASLAHQVRTPLSAALLYASHLMKPELRPEQRIKFAGKVKSRLDNLELQVRDMLIFARGETRLEDQLSIAELFRELEDALDMPLHSWDADCDCINHVSDLQLHCNKDSLLGAIMNLVNNALQAGGKGTELVIEARLVGDKLGIEVRDNGPGMDAELCNKVMEPFFSTKSHGTGLGLAVAQVVAKAHHGEFMLRSQPGIGTQAGFLIPYQMNEEVD, encoded by the coding sequence ATGGGATTCAGCGAAAATAACATGAGCGCTGTCGATAAAGAGATAAATGCCTTACAGGCACAGGTGGCTGAACTACAGGCGCAGTTAGATCAGTTACAGCGTGATAAACAGGATGCTGAGCAAGATCACTTACGAACTTCAGGGCGTTTGGATGATCTGCTGAATTTACTGCCCGCAGGTATTCTGGTGATCGATAGCCGGGGAGAGGTAAGTCTCTGCAATCAGGCATCAGATAAATTGCTGGACGGACCGTTGCAGGGCGAAAAATGGGTATCGGTTATTAACCGTAGCTTTGCCCCGCGCAGTGATGATGGCCATGAAGTGTCATTGAAAAGTGGTCGTCGGGTGGGTTTACAGACCCGCTCGCTTGAGAATGAAGCGGGTCAGTTGGTGATGTTGACCGATCAAACTGAAACGCGCTTGTTGCAGGGGCGTTTGGCGCATTTTCAGCGATTGTCTGAAATGGGGCGGATGATGGCCTCACTGGCGCATCAGGTGCGTACCCCGCTATCTGCAGCCCTTTTGTATGCCAGTCACCTAATGAAGCCGGAACTGCGTCCAGAGCAGCGAATTAAGTTTGCCGGGAAGGTAAAGTCTCGCCTGGATAATCTGGAATTGCAGGTTCGGGACATGCTGATTTTTGCCCGGGGGGAGACCCGATTAGAAGATCAGTTGAGTATTGCTGAGCTTTTTCGTGAATTGGAAGATGCCCTGGATATGCCTCTGCATAGTTGGGATGCTGACTGTGATTGTATTAATCATGTGTCAGATCTTCAGCTGCACTGTAATAAAGATTCGCTGTTGGGTGCCATTATGAATTTGGTGAATAATGCCCTTCAGGCCGGGGGTAAGGGAACTGAGCTGGTTATCGAAGCGCGACTGGTTGGCGATAAACTGGGTATAGAGGTGCGTGATAACGGCCCGGGTATGGATGCTGAGTTGTGCAATAAAGTGATGGAGCCGTTTTTCTCGACTAAGTCTCATGGCACGGGGTTGGGGTTGGCTGTCGCTCAGGTCGTTGCGAAAGCGCATCATGGTGAATTTATGTTGCGGTCTCAGCCGGGAATAGGCACGCAAGCCGGATTTTTGATTCCTTATCAGATGAATGAAGAAGTTGATTAA
- the flgK gene encoding flagellar hook-associated protein FlgK, with protein MSSFNLLSIGNQALQANQSALNTVGQNISNVNTDGYSRQRVDFVSLQDRGGVFVNDIERISDQFMVRQVWSDTSNQSFYSKMESFANELDNLLAAESTSLSNAMNEYFGALQTAVDDPTSLPARQLFLAQADALQNRINAMDVSLTRQNDSINGQIDGVISQINSITPQIASLNEDIERFSASNSVPNEMYDQRDLLIEQLAGFVDISTSFDANGSVDIYIGDGQPLVLNDRGQRLVSVQGTPDATKNEVAVEIGSRGNLLTDKISGGQLGGLIEYRESSLANAANELGRIVMAFSDSMNDQHALGVDLDGELGGLLFRDINDFELMDARVSASTSNNSIIQQDLVQITDVQALKASEYELIFNTQNSFTLTRESDGALLTQSSFALATSAADVNQDGEYYWDTGTNELTVQVDGFKLSLNAQTSFAGGDAFMIRPVRNGASDFAVALTDPRDLALAAPLSASRSIDNTGTGTISVAATDVTTSTFGTAGTMTPAIDIEISDPGTGLIYTVYEQGTATVMATGNYVAGEAIALDGYEVTLSNNPAVGDRFSVNYNTGGVSDNRNALAMSDLQLAKLIEGSSYQDVYGALVTNIGTATNVAQINAQASQAVLDVSVNQRDSISGVNLDEEATKLVQYQQAYSASAKLINVSQTIFDTLLQSI; from the coding sequence ATGTCTTCATTTAATTTGTTAAGCATTGGTAATCAGGCGTTACAAGCCAATCAGTCCGCGTTGAATACGGTTGGCCAGAATATCAGTAACGTGAATACTGACGGCTATAGTCGTCAGCGTGTTGATTTTGTCAGTTTGCAAGACCGGGGCGGTGTTTTCGTCAATGATATTGAGCGGATCTCTGATCAGTTCATGGTCCGCCAGGTATGGTCTGATACCAGTAACCAGAGCTTTTATAGCAAGATGGAAAGTTTTGCTAACGAGCTGGATAACTTATTAGCTGCAGAAAGTACAAGTTTGTCGAATGCGATGAATGAGTATTTTGGGGCTTTGCAAACGGCAGTCGATGATCCAACTTCTCTGCCAGCACGACAGCTTTTTCTGGCCCAGGCTGATGCCCTGCAAAACCGAATCAATGCGATGGATGTCAGCCTGACGCGTCAAAACGATTCTATTAATGGGCAAATAGATGGCGTTATTTCTCAAATTAATAGCATAACGCCGCAAATTGCCAGCCTGAATGAAGATATTGAGCGTTTTTCTGCTTCCAACTCTGTACCTAATGAGATGTATGATCAGCGGGATCTGCTTATTGAGCAGCTAGCTGGATTTGTTGATATCTCTACCTCTTTTGATGCGAACGGTTCTGTCGATATTTATATTGGTGATGGCCAGCCTCTGGTGCTTAATGATCGGGGCCAGAGGTTAGTCTCCGTACAGGGAACTCCTGATGCCACAAAAAATGAAGTTGCTGTTGAAATAGGTTCTCGCGGTAATCTGCTGACAGATAAAATTTCCGGCGGCCAGTTAGGCGGTCTGATTGAGTATCGTGAATCGAGTCTGGCCAATGCAGCTAACGAGTTAGGTCGGATTGTCATGGCGTTCTCTGACTCCATGAATGATCAGCATGCCCTGGGAGTGGACCTTGATGGCGAATTAGGTGGGCTATTATTTCGTGATATTAATGACTTTGAACTGATGGATGCCAGGGTTAGCGCTTCTACTTCGAATAATTCGATCATACAGCAGGATTTGGTTCAAATTACCGATGTTCAAGCATTGAAAGCCTCTGAGTATGAGCTGATATTTAATACTCAGAACTCTTTTACGCTGACTCGTGAATCAGACGGCGCTCTACTGACTCAAAGTTCGTTTGCACTAGCGACCTCGGCGGCAGATGTTAATCAGGATGGTGAGTACTATTGGGATACGGGCACCAATGAGCTGACAGTTCAAGTTGATGGATTTAAGTTATCTTTAAATGCTCAGACCTCTTTTGCGGGGGGTGATGCCTTTATGATTCGCCCGGTACGCAACGGCGCGTCTGATTTTGCTGTGGCGCTGACGGATCCTCGAGATCTTGCGCTGGCTGCACCCCTCAGCGCGAGCCGTTCCATTGATAATACTGGTACCGGTACGATTTCAGTGGCGGCCACCGATGTGACGACGTCTACATTTGGTACTGCGGGAACGATGACTCCTGCGATAGATATTGAAATCTCTGATCCAGGTACGGGTCTTATATACACTGTTTATGAGCAAGGTACTGCAACCGTGATGGCGACTGGTAATTATGTCGCAGGGGAAGCGATAGCGTTAGATGGTTATGAGGTTACGCTCAGTAATAATCCGGCAGTGGGTGATAGATTCTCTGTTAACTACAATACCGGAGGTGTGTCGGATAATCGCAATGCATTGGCGATGTCTGACCTACAGCTTGCCAAACTGATTGAAGGTTCGTCCTATCAGGATGTTTACGGAGCTTTGGTTACTAATATTGGAACAGCAACGAATGTGGCACAAATCAATGCTCAGGCGAGTCAGGCGGTACTGGATGTCAGTGTCAATCAACGTGACTCTATTAGCGGCGTCAATCTGGACGAAGAAGCAACTAAGCTGGTGCAGTATCAGCAAGCCTATAGTGCTTCTGCCAAACTGATAAATGTGTCTCAGACAATTTTTGATACCCTGTTGCAAAGTATTTAA